From a region of the Latilactobacillus sakei genome:
- a CDS encoding phage tail family protein: MIPELFVTKDGQTINIDAFKGLNFTGLTTQSPQSITNYQSNKIRDGSVQNGPILFGSRTVTADFYFDGEDVYDYKLACQDIWRLLFSREPITLRESQMPGLNMEVIAKPFDVTRLNWHEMTFSVEFDMPSGYRHSLVKSDQLQFIYDEELSQFGMNLPNGEDLAYRFKQTRFKVYNPSDVVIDPYWQKHDLDIIIKGMGTPTITNLTNGYGIALNRALTANDTLIWHGVRPLLNGASCERVTNHGHIQLEKGWNDISVTGLTNVDITFSFPFLYL; the protein is encoded by the coding sequence ATGATTCCTGAATTATTTGTGACAAAGGACGGACAGACGATTAATATCGATGCGTTCAAAGGGTTGAATTTCACCGGTTTAACGACACAGTCCCCACAAAGCATTACAAACTATCAGTCAAATAAAATTAGAGATGGGTCCGTTCAAAACGGGCCTATTTTATTTGGCAGTCGAACGGTTACCGCTGATTTCTATTTTGACGGTGAAGATGTTTATGACTATAAATTAGCATGCCAAGATATTTGGCGACTTTTATTTTCTCGTGAGCCAATCACTTTACGAGAATCTCAAATGCCTGGACTTAATATGGAAGTTATCGCAAAACCATTTGATGTTACCAGATTAAATTGGCATGAAATGACATTTTCCGTTGAATTCGATATGCCGTCTGGTTATCGCCATTCTTTAGTGAAGTCCGATCAGCTGCAGTTTATTTATGATGAAGAACTATCTCAATTTGGGATGAATTTACCAAATGGTGAAGATTTAGCATACCGCTTCAAGCAGACTAGATTTAAAGTTTATAATCCGTCTGATGTAGTTATTGATCCTTATTGGCAGAAACATGATTTGGACATCATTATCAAAGGTATGGGGACACCAACCATTACGAATCTCACAAATGGTTACGGTATTGCGTTAAATCGGGCGCTCACGGCGAACGACACGCTCATTTGGCACGGGGTTCGCCCACTACTGAACGGGGCGAGCTGTGAACGCGTCACAAATCACGGCCATATCCAACTTGAGAAGGGATGGAACGATATTAGTGTGACTGGATTGACTAATGTCGACATCACTTTTAGTTTCCCATTCCTTTATCTATGA